Proteins from one Chloroflexota bacterium genomic window:
- a CDS encoding GntR family transcriptional regulator: MLVQSKPLAAQVEHILRRRLREGVYPPGARMPSESELAAEFGVSRATVRTVLAKLAAHGLVLRRQGDGTYVNERLSQGSAHFGNLWDFNCLIESSGFAATIRLLKREIRAANEEEARVLALRPGAGLLFLRRLFLADDKPVILADNVFPLALFRVPPEAVDGTRPIRQLLREFAGREISFAITEIHAVPAPQEAVAFLRRELGAAMLRLRMSFYGKDSTPLVMGQSYFDDQVLHLSLVQAW, encoded by the coding sequence ACAAGTCGAGCACATTTTGCGCAGGCGCCTGCGCGAAGGCGTCTATCCGCCCGGTGCGCGGATGCCTTCCGAAAGTGAGTTGGCGGCAGAGTTCGGTGTGAGCCGGGCCACGGTGCGCACGGTGCTCGCCAAACTGGCTGCTCACGGCCTGGTCCTGCGCCGTCAGGGGGATGGCACCTATGTCAACGAGCGGCTGAGCCAAGGCAGCGCCCATTTCGGCAACCTTTGGGATTTCAACTGCCTGATAGAAAGCAGCGGGTTTGCGGCAACCATTCGTTTGTTGAAGCGTGAAATTCGTGCCGCGAACGAAGAAGAGGCCCGCGTCCTGGCGTTACGCCCAGGCGCGGGTTTGCTTTTTCTCCGGCGGCTTTTCCTGGCCGATGACAAACCGGTCATTCTTGCCGATAACGTCTTTCCCCTTGCCCTGTTTCGGGTTCCGCCGGAAGCGGTAGATGGCACACGCCCCATCCGCCAACTGCTGCGGGAATTCGCGGGGCGCGAGATTTCTTTTGCCATCACCGAAATTCATGCTGTGCCCGCACCGCAAGAAGCCGTGGCGTTCTTGCGGCGTGAGTTGGGCGCGGCCATGCTCCGTTTGCGGATGTCGTTCTACGGAAAAGATAGCACGCCCCTGGTGATGGGGCAGAGTTACTTCGACGATCAGGTGCTTCACTTGAGCCTGGTGCAGGCATGGTGA